One window of Quercus robur chromosome 5, dhQueRobu3.1, whole genome shotgun sequence genomic DNA carries:
- the LOC126726492 gene encoding prefoldin subunit 6: MSSSTVLRELQRDFEAKSNDLSKLQKDIAKNHQVRKKYTIQLGENELVLKELDILNEDANVYKLIGPVLVKQDLAEANANVRKRIEYILAELKRLDGNLQDLEEKQNSKKEAIFKLQERIQSLQAGKAKA, from the exons ATGTCTTCCTCAACCGTCCTTCGAGAGCTACAGCGCGATTTCGAAGCTAAGTCTAACGATCTCAGCAAACTCCAAAAAg ATATTGCAAAGAATCATCAAGTGAGAAAGAAGTACACTATCCAGCTCGGCGAGAATGAGCTCGTCCTCAAg gAGTTGGATATATTGAATGAAGATGCAAACGTGTACAAATTGATCGGTCCAGTGCTTGTGAAGCAGGATTTAGCAGAGGCAAACGCGAATGTGCGCAAGAGAATTGAATATATCTTGGCTGAATT GAAACGACTTGATGGGAATCTTCAAGACTTGGAGGAGAAGCAGAATAGCAAGAAAGAAGCG ATCTTCAAGTTACAAGAGAGGATTCAGTCTCTCCAGGCTGGAAAAGCCAAAGCATAG